One Streptomyces coeruleorubidus DNA segment encodes these proteins:
- a CDS encoding SUKH-3 domain-containing protein — translation MHTDRTSTTRFAVQVDAALRAAGWQPGRWDIKQAEIWADALRDHISPAGHRHTVFPAAVEAWAEFGGLHITPTGPGRQVAPAALHLDPLHGLHMARTLGDLGRALGTEVCPLGAETDSQALLAIDTEGRVYTLDHTGDWYLGPDIDQALSTLIAGTEPTRLTAG, via the coding sequence ATGCACACCGACCGCACCTCCACCACCCGCTTCGCCGTACAAGTCGACGCCGCCCTGCGCGCCGCCGGCTGGCAACCCGGACGCTGGGACATCAAACAAGCCGAGATCTGGGCGGACGCCCTGCGCGACCACATCTCACCCGCCGGCCACCGCCACACCGTCTTCCCCGCAGCCGTCGAGGCCTGGGCCGAATTCGGCGGACTCCACATCACCCCCACCGGCCCCGGCCGGCAGGTCGCCCCCGCCGCCCTCCACCTGGACCCCCTGCACGGCCTCCACATGGCCCGCACCCTCGGCGACCTCGGCCGCGCCCTCGGCACCGAGGTCTGCCCCCTCGGCGCCGAAACCGACAGCCAGGCCCTCCTCGCCATCGACACCGAAGGCCGCGTCTACACCCTCGACCACACCGGCGACTGGTACCTCGGCCCCGACATCGACCAGGCCCTGTCCACCCTCATCGCCGGCACCGAACCGACACGCCTGACAGCGGGCTGA
- a CDS encoding ribose-phosphate diphosphokinase: MTGIKTTGEKKLMFFSGRAHPELAEEVAQQLGVGVVPTKAFDFANGEIYVRYQESARGADCFLIQSHTAPINKWIMEQLIMIDALKRASARSITVIVPFYGYARQDKKHRGREPISARLIADMMKTAGADRILTVDLHTDQIQGFFDGPVDHLFALPLLADYVGRKVDRDKLTVVSPDAGRVRVADRWCDRLGAPLAIVHKRRDKDVANQVTVHEVVGEVKGRVCVLVDDMIDTGGTICAAADALFAHGAEDVIVTATHGVLSGPAADRLKNSRVSEFVFTNTLPTPGELSGDLDKISVLSIAPTIANAVREVFEDGSVTSLFDDQ; this comes from the coding sequence GTGACCGGGATCAAGACGACCGGCGAGAAGAAGTTGATGTTCTTCTCCGGCCGCGCCCACCCCGAGCTTGCCGAGGAGGTCGCCCAGCAGTTGGGTGTCGGGGTCGTCCCGACGAAGGCCTTCGACTTCGCGAACGGCGAGATCTATGTGCGTTATCAGGAGTCGGCACGTGGTGCCGACTGCTTCCTGATCCAGAGCCACACGGCTCCGATCAACAAGTGGATCATGGAGCAGTTGATCATGATCGACGCACTGAAGCGTGCGTCGGCCCGCTCCATCACCGTCATCGTGCCGTTCTACGGTTACGCGCGGCAGGACAAGAAGCACCGGGGACGTGAACCGATTTCGGCGCGTCTGATCGCGGACATGATGAAGACCGCGGGCGCGGACCGGATCCTGACCGTGGATCTGCACACGGACCAGATCCAGGGCTTCTTCGACGGTCCGGTGGATCACCTGTTCGCGTTGCCGCTGCTGGCGGATTACGTGGGGCGGAAGGTGGACCGGGACAAGCTGACGGTCGTGTCTCCGGACGCGGGTCGGGTTCGGGTCGCCGACCGCTGGTGCGACCGGCTGGGTGCACCGCTGGCGATCGTGCACAAGCGCCGGGACAAGGATGTCGCGAACCAGGTCACCGTCCACGAGGTCGTGGGTGAGGTGAAGGGTCGCGTGTGTGTCCTGGTGGACGACATGATCGACACGGGTGGGACGATCTGTGCCGCGGCGGACGCGCTGTTCGCGCACGGCGCGGAGGACGTGATCGTGACGGCGACGCACGGTGTGCTGTCGGGTCCGGCGGCGGACCGGCTGAAGAACTCGCGGGTGAGTGAGTTCGTGTTCACGAACACGCTGCCGACGCCGGGTGAGCTGAGCGGGGACCTGGACAAGATCTCGGTGCTGTCGATCGCGCCGACGATCGCGAACGCGGTGCGTGAGGTGTTCGAGGACGGTTCGGTGACGAGCCTGTTCGACGACCAGTAG
- a CDS encoding terminase gpP N-terminus-related DNA-binding protein: MTHATGKYADFEGLRERAVALRRAGYSLRQIRDELKIFNNDILNQLVKGEPPPAWTKRPNAKDDLRQRARELRLQGWTYDQIEAELGCSRSSVSLWVRDLPKPEPRYTPEEQRALMQAGLARLRATQDEERKRTKESATQEVGDLTDRELFLTGVALYWAEGAKSKPYDRRERVVFVNSDPGVIRVYLAWLDLLGVSRERLRFRVLIHESADVDAAQRYWADLADVDSSVFARPTLKKHNPKTVRKNTGDDYHGCLVVTVARSAELYNRIEGWWSGIVAHAEARLR, encoded by the coding sequence ATGACACATGCCACTGGCAAATACGCCGACTTCGAGGGACTGCGGGAGAGGGCGGTGGCGCTGCGGCGCGCGGGCTACAGCCTTCGGCAGATCCGCGACGAGCTGAAGATCTTCAACAACGACATCCTCAACCAACTGGTGAAGGGGGAGCCGCCGCCGGCCTGGACGAAGCGCCCGAACGCGAAGGACGACCTACGGCAGAGGGCGAGGGAACTCCGGCTCCAGGGCTGGACGTACGACCAGATCGAGGCGGAGCTGGGGTGCTCGAGGAGCTCGGTATCACTGTGGGTGAGGGACCTCCCGAAGCCGGAGCCCCGGTACACGCCGGAGGAACAGCGGGCACTCATGCAAGCGGGTCTCGCCCGGCTCCGCGCCACACAGGACGAAGAGCGCAAGCGCACCAAGGAAAGCGCAACACAGGAGGTGGGCGACCTCACGGACAGGGAGCTGTTCCTGACGGGCGTCGCGCTCTACTGGGCCGAGGGCGCCAAGAGCAAGCCGTACGACCGGCGCGAGAGGGTCGTCTTCGTCAACAGTGACCCTGGAGTGATCCGGGTCTACCTCGCCTGGCTCGACCTGCTCGGGGTGAGCCGGGAACGCCTGCGCTTCCGGGTACTCATCCACGAATCAGCGGACGTGGACGCGGCGCAGCGCTATTGGGCAGACCTGGCTGACGTCGACTCGTCGGTCTTCGCCCGGCCGACGCTGAAGAAGCACAACCCGAAAACCGTCCGCAAGAACACCGGCGACGACTACCACGGCTGCCTCGTCGTGACGGTGGCCCGAAGTGCCGAGCTGTACAACCGCATCGAGGGCTGGTGGAGCGGCATCGTTGCCCACGCTGAGGCACGTCTCCGGTAA
- a CDS encoding SMI1/KNR4 family protein: MTTGRLGQQAAPPNAAYAGQVVHFPDPVRAARHPRGVRVDERGYPDFSPYARAAAEIAEPPEGFGVDELRLTDYVSANMALAASGHELWDTVPAVATPHGWTWHHAVGSRRLELVPVEVKALLRHHGGVSTSGVDQSKRGTRPLQETRPAHFGLPKSGVAVTESQVQGVEEDLGYRLPGPYRSFLKAAGGCAPVGAALDAELGLLIDQPFFTVRDEAAVNDLVYVNKCLRDHLTKDYLGIGFVQGGLLAVKVKGDRIGSVWFCAYDDARDVDPSLPPAERVERLLLPCGDDFDVFLSRLAGNPPELETVANLMVDGGFARVVPVGAVSSSAVGE; this comes from the coding sequence ATGACGACAGGTCGGCTCGGGCAGCAAGCCGCGCCGCCGAACGCGGCCTACGCCGGGCAGGTCGTGCATTTCCCGGATCCGGTCCGGGCGGCCCGTCACCCGAGAGGGGTACGGGTCGACGAGCGTGGTTACCCCGACTTCTCGCCCTACGCGCGTGCGGCCGCGGAGATCGCGGAGCCGCCGGAGGGTTTCGGTGTCGACGAGTTGCGGCTGACGGACTACGTGTCGGCGAACATGGCGCTGGCGGCGTCCGGGCACGAGTTGTGGGACACGGTGCCGGCGGTGGCGACGCCGCACGGCTGGACGTGGCACCACGCGGTGGGCTCGCGGCGGCTGGAGCTGGTCCCGGTCGAGGTGAAGGCGTTGCTGCGGCATCACGGCGGCGTGTCGACGTCGGGTGTCGACCAGTCCAAGCGGGGCACGCGGCCGTTGCAGGAGACGCGTCCGGCGCACTTCGGGCTGCCGAAGTCGGGTGTGGCGGTGACGGAGTCGCAGGTGCAGGGGGTCGAGGAGGATCTCGGCTACCGGCTGCCGGGTCCGTACCGGTCGTTCCTGAAGGCGGCGGGGGGCTGTGCGCCGGTGGGTGCCGCGCTGGACGCGGAGCTGGGGCTGCTGATCGACCAGCCGTTCTTCACGGTGCGGGACGAGGCGGCCGTCAACGACCTGGTGTACGTCAACAAGTGTCTGCGTGACCATCTGACCAAGGACTACCTGGGGATCGGCTTCGTCCAGGGCGGTCTGCTGGCCGTGAAGGTGAAGGGTGACCGGATCGGTTCGGTGTGGTTCTGCGCGTACGACGACGCGCGGGACGTGGATCCCTCGCTGCCGCCGGCGGAGCGGGTGGAGCGGTTGCTGCTGCCGTGCGGGGACGATTTCGACGTCTTCCTGTCGCGGCTGGCCGGTAATCCGCCGGAGTTGGAGACGGTGGCGAATCTGATGGTGGACGGCGGGTTCGCGCGTGTGGTGCCGGTGGGTGCGGTGTCGTCCTCGGCCGTGGGGGAGTGA
- the glmU gene encoding bifunctional UDP-N-acetylglucosamine diphosphorylase/glucosamine-1-phosphate N-acetyltransferase GlmU gives MSANRPAAVVVLAAGEGTRMKSATPKVLHELCGRSLVGHVLAAAGELHPENLVVVVGHAREKVTAHLGEIAPDVRTAVQAEQNGTGHAVRMGLEELGGAVDGTVVVVCGDTPLLTGATLQALSATHCADGNAVTVLTAEVPDATGYGRIVRDDSGAVTAIVEHKDATDAQRSIREINSGVFAFDGQLLADALKKVRTDNSQGEEYLTDVLGILREAGHRVGASVAADHREIAGINNRVQLSEARRILNDRLVTEAMLSGVTVIDPATTWVDVTVTFEQDAVVHPGTQLQGSTHLGERAEVGPNCRLTDTRIGAGARVDNTVAVGAEVGAEASVGPYAYLRPGTRLGAKGKIGTYVETKNASIGEGTKVPHLSYVGDATIGEHTNIGAASVFVNYDGQEKHHTTIGSHCRTGSDNMFVAPVTVGDGAYTAAGSVITKDVPPGSLAVARGQQRNIEGWVARKRPGSAAAKAAEAASRGSADEG, from the coding sequence GTGAGCGCCAACCGCCCGGCAGCCGTCGTCGTTCTCGCAGCGGGTGAGGGCACCCGTATGAAGTCGGCCACACCCAAGGTCCTGCACGAGCTCTGCGGCCGCAGTCTCGTGGGACACGTGCTCGCCGCCGCGGGCGAGCTGCACCCCGAGAACCTGGTCGTCGTGGTCGGCCACGCCCGTGAGAAGGTCACCGCCCATCTCGGCGAGATCGCACCGGACGTCCGCACAGCGGTACAGGCGGAGCAGAACGGCACCGGGCACGCCGTACGGATGGGGCTGGAAGAGCTCGGCGGGGCGGTCGACGGGACCGTTGTCGTCGTGTGCGGGGACACTCCCCTGCTCACCGGCGCGACGCTCCAGGCCCTGTCCGCCACGCACTGCGCCGACGGCAACGCGGTCACCGTGCTGACCGCCGAGGTGCCGGACGCGACCGGCTATGGCCGGATCGTGCGGGACGACTCGGGTGCCGTGACGGCGATCGTGGAGCACAAGGACGCCACCGACGCCCAGCGGTCGATCCGTGAGATCAACTCGGGGGTGTTCGCGTTCGACGGGCAGCTGCTCGCCGACGCGCTGAAGAAGGTGCGGACCGACAACAGTCAGGGCGAGGAGTACCTGACCGATGTCCTGGGGATCCTGCGTGAGGCCGGGCACCGCGTGGGCGCCTCCGTGGCCGCGGACCACCGGGAGATCGCCGGCATCAACAACCGCGTGCAGCTCTCCGAGGCCCGTCGCATCCTCAACGACCGGCTGGTCACCGAGGCCATGCTGTCCGGTGTCACGGTCATCGATCCGGCGACCACCTGGGTCGATGTCACCGTCACGTTCGAGCAGGACGCCGTCGTCCACCCGGGCACACAGCTGCAGGGGTCGACGCACCTCGGCGAGCGCGCCGAGGTCGGGCCCAACTGCCGGCTGACCGACACCCGGATCGGCGCCGGCGCGCGGGTCGACAACACCGTGGCCGTGGGCGCGGAGGTGGGCGCGGAGGCGAGCGTCGGGCCGTACGCGTATCTGCGTCCGGGGACCCGGCTGGGCGCCAAGGGCAAGATCGGGACGTACGTGGAGACGAAGAACGCCTCCATCGGTGAGGGGACGAAGGTGCCTCACCTGTCGTATGTCGGTGACGCGACGATCGGTGAGCACACGAACATCGGTGCGGCGAGCGTGTTCGTGAACTACGACGGTCAGGAGAAGCACCACACGACGATCGGTTCGCACTGCCGCACGGGCTCGGACAACATGTTTGTGGCGCCTGTCACGGTCGGGGACGGCGCGTACACCGCTGCCGGGTCCGTGATCACGAAGGATGTGCCGCCCGGTTCGCTGGCCGTGGCCCGTGGTCAGCAGCGGAATATCGAGGGTTGGGTGGCTCGAAAGCGTCCGGGGAGCGCGGCCGCGAAGGCGGCGGAGGCGGCTTCCCGGGGGTCGGCCGACGAGGGCTGA
- a CDS encoding 50S ribosomal protein L25/general stress protein Ctc, which translates to MSEVKISAATRTEFGKGAARRIRRESKVPGVLYGHGSDPLHLTLPGHDLLMALRTPNVLIALDIDGKQNELAIPKAVQRDPLKGFLEHVDLQLVKRGEQVNVEIYVHTEGELAPGGNLLEHVLNALPVVAEATHIPESVTVSVEGLAAGDSILAKDIPLPKGTTLDVEEDTVVLQVLAAQAEEPSEGEEEGSEAAEA; encoded by the coding sequence ATGTCCGAGGTGAAGATCTCCGCCGCGACGCGCACCGAGTTCGGCAAGGGTGCCGCGCGCCGTATCCGTCGTGAATCCAAGGTTCCGGGTGTTCTGTACGGGCACGGTTCGGACCCGCTGCACCTGACCCTGCCGGGTCACGACCTGCTGATGGCGCTGCGTACGCCGAACGTGCTGATCGCGCTGGACATCGACGGCAAGCAGAACGAGCTGGCGATTCCGAAGGCCGTGCAGCGTGACCCGCTGAAGGGTTTCCTGGAGCACGTGGACCTGCAGCTGGTGAAGCGTGGCGAGCAGGTCAACGTCGAGATCTACGTCCACACCGAGGGTGAGCTGGCGCCGGGCGGCAACCTGCTGGAGCACGTGCTGAACGCGCTTCCGGTGGTGGCCGAGGCCACGCACATCCCGGAGTCCGTGACCGTCTCCGTCGAGGGTCTGGCGGCCGGTGACTCGATCCTGGCCAAGGACATCCCGCTGCCGAAGGGCACGACGCTGGACGTCGAGGAGGACACCGTCGTCCTGCAGGTCCTGGCCGCGCAGGCCGAGGAGCCTTCCGAGGGCGAGGAAGAGGGTTCAGAGGCCGCCGAGGCCTGA
- a CDS encoding SUKH-4 family immunity protein, translating to MVTFAQAQERAEEWINGDVPSYQHREVRVREFDLGFVVWAEDRADGPRSDGGAQRLVIARDSGEATLWPGLPVGEVIRRYEEEYGRPDAAQEPAPAPAARVDLNQTSFLLTPPEWLQDAADKLGIPDRRGAGATAGAGAGAASASAADPAGAAGGDSASGASWPAAVGSDSGAGAGTDAPAGATPWAGTDTNGDAGEDRSVPLPATVFAPPLSETDGDTPPPATPEAKTALLSGGSQLPPTAVSPAIDDPNAQGAAGAGAPAPGGPGYGYPPGAAGAAPAPGGPGTPPSGVQQGSTPPPPPAPGGQPYGYPQGVPGRPLAPNAGDIADAATSKAAAPPGRGRGAGPTTPPPPGAPGTPGARPGGTPPPSGPGAPGTPAGGYVPTQLVSALGPEGPGGPGGPGNEGSGAPLPPQQPPGPPGAPNQPGAPQPPGAPNPPGAPGGTPPGGVHHAATMLADPGRTGPGVPQPPGPPGAPGAPGAPGAPNQLGVPQPPGAPNPPGAPGGPGGPGPVHHAETVLAPPPAGGPGVPPPPQAPGAPPAAPGAPGAPGVPGVPPMPPGAMPPGGMPPGAMAPGGMPPGAMPPGAMPPPGQPAPGQPPAYGYPQQPTGQPTVGPGYQAVLRYRAQDGSEQQLIRRSAPGTPHPEWQIFHELRAMNVPPDQVLELHTELESCELPGAYCARMIREQWPQARITSIAPYGTDHASRQQGMQQLLAHQGELHQVADGPARPAPVRAPLPPVQAVPPIPPEAIAQELGAAFGPGVFRFEQAAVSRQGVPPVVAHTLVAAGLPMDMGPFFWAQAQPGRPVPTLAELAAERGVQPAPDAGSYLVMGSDFGKAICVQYGTANIVAVPVEAGPGGAPVPPQFVNTGLPEFARCLALLGRMWRLRFGLNQEQAGRWTVDFQAQLAALDPAALGSPESWWSVLLEQMWDGLL from the coding sequence ATGGTGACCTTCGCGCAGGCGCAGGAGCGCGCGGAAGAGTGGATCAACGGGGACGTGCCGTCGTACCAGCATCGTGAGGTGCGCGTGCGGGAGTTCGACCTCGGGTTCGTGGTGTGGGCCGAGGACCGGGCGGACGGGCCGCGCTCCGACGGCGGCGCGCAGCGGCTGGTGATCGCGCGGGACAGCGGTGAGGCGACGTTGTGGCCCGGGCTGCCGGTGGGTGAGGTGATCCGCCGGTACGAGGAGGAGTACGGCCGTCCGGACGCGGCTCAGGAGCCGGCGCCGGCTCCCGCGGCCCGGGTGGACCTGAACCAGACGTCCTTCCTGCTGACTCCGCCGGAGTGGTTGCAGGACGCGGCCGACAAGCTGGGGATTCCGGACCGGCGGGGGGCTGGTGCGACTGCGGGGGCGGGGGCGGGTGCTGCGTCGGCTTCCGCTGCTGACCCGGCCGGGGCCGCGGGTGGTGATTCCGCTTCCGGTGCGTCGTGGCCTGCTGCCGTGGGGAGTGACTCCGGGGCGGGAGCGGGGACGGATGCGCCGGCCGGGGCCACGCCCTGGGCCGGTACGGACACCAACGGCGATGCCGGTGAGGATCGTTCCGTACCGCTGCCCGCGACGGTCTTCGCGCCGCCGCTGAGCGAGACCGACGGTGACACGCCGCCGCCGGCGACGCCCGAGGCCAAGACGGCGCTGCTGTCGGGCGGCAGTCAGCTTCCGCCGACGGCGGTCTCACCGGCGATCGACGATCCGAACGCGCAGGGCGCTGCCGGTGCGGGTGCGCCTGCGCCTGGTGGGCCGGGTTACGGCTATCCGCCGGGGGCGGCGGGTGCTGCTCCGGCTCCGGGCGGGCCGGGTACGCCGCCTAGTGGTGTGCAGCAGGGCAGCACGCCTCCGCCTCCGCCTGCGCCGGGCGGGCAGCCGTACGGGTATCCGCAGGGTGTGCCTGGGCGGCCGCTCGCTCCGAATGCCGGGGACATCGCCGACGCCGCGACCAGCAAGGCGGCTGCGCCGCCGGGTCGTGGACGGGGCGCTGGTCCTACGACGCCGCCTCCGCCGGGCGCCCCGGGGACGCCGGGCGCGCGGCCGGGCGGTACGCCTCCGCCGTCGGGGCCCGGTGCGCCGGGTACTCCGGCGGGGGGTTACGTGCCTACGCAGCTTGTGTCGGCGCTCGGGCCTGAGGGGCCCGGGGGGCCTGGAGGCCCGGGCAACGAGGGCTCCGGTGCGCCGCTGCCTCCCCAGCAGCCGCCGGGTCCTCCTGGTGCGCCGAACCAGCCTGGTGCGCCGCAGCCTCCGGGCGCTCCGAACCCGCCCGGCGCCCCGGGTGGTACGCCACCCGGTGGTGTGCACCATGCCGCCACGATGCTTGCCGATCCCGGTCGGACGGGCCCGGGCGTACCCCAGCCTCCGGGGCCTCCGGGCGCGCCTGGTGCTCCTGGTGCCCCTGGTGCGCCGAACCAGCTTGGTGTCCCGCAGCCTCCGGGTGCGCCGAACCCGCCGGGTGCCCCGGGTGGTCCAGGCGGCCCGGGTCCCGTGCACCACGCGGAGACCGTGCTGGCCCCGCCTCCGGCGGGCGGCCCCGGTGTGCCTCCGCCGCCGCAGGCCCCCGGCGCACCACCTGCTGCCCCGGGCGCTCCTGGTGCTCCTGGCGTGCCCGGTGTGCCGCCGATGCCGCCTGGCGCGATGCCGCCCGGTGGGATGCCGCCTGGCGCAATGGCGCCCGGTGGGATGCCCCCGGGTGCGATGCCGCCTGGCGCGATGCCGCCGCCCGGTCAACCCGCCCCCGGGCAGCCTCCGGCGTACGGCTATCCGCAGCAGCCCACCGGGCAGCCCACGGTCGGCCCCGGCTACCAGGCCGTGCTGCGCTACCGCGCGCAGGACGGTTCCGAGCAGCAGCTGATCCGGCGTTCGGCGCCGGGCACGCCGCACCCGGAGTGGCAGATCTTCCACGAGCTGCGGGCCATGAACGTGCCCCCGGACCAGGTGCTGGAGCTCCACACCGAGTTGGAGTCGTGCGAGCTGCCGGGTGCGTACTGCGCGCGGATGATCCGGGAGCAGTGGCCGCAGGCGCGGATCACGAGCATCGCGCCGTACGGTACGGACCACGCGAGCCGGCAGCAGGGCATGCAGCAACTGCTGGCCCACCAGGGCGAGTTGCACCAGGTGGCCGACGGCCCGGCGCGTCCGGCTCCGGTGCGGGCGCCGTTGCCGCCGGTGCAGGCGGTGCCGCCGATCCCGCCGGAGGCGATCGCGCAGGAGCTGGGTGCCGCGTTCGGGCCGGGGGTGTTCCGGTTCGAGCAGGCCGCCGTGTCCCGGCAGGGCGTGCCGCCGGTCGTGGCGCACACGCTGGTGGCGGCGGGTCTGCCGATGGACATGGGCCCCTTCTTCTGGGCGCAGGCGCAGCCCGGCCGGCCCGTGCCGACGCTGGCGGAGCTGGCGGCCGAGCGCGGTGTGCAGCCGGCCCCGGACGCGGGTTCCTACCTGGTGATGGGCAGCGACTTCGGCAAGGCGATCTGTGTGCAGTACGGCACGGCGAACATCGTCGCCGTGCCGGTGGAGGCGGGGCCGGGCGGGGCGCCCGTACCGCCGCAGTTCGTGAACACCGGGCTGCCGGAGTTCGCGCGCTGCCTGGCGCTGCTCGGGCGGATGTGGCGGCTGCGGTTCGGGCTGAACCAGGAGCAGGCGGGCCGTTGGACCGTCGACTTCCAGGCGCAGTTGGCCGCGCTCGACCCGGCGGCGCTCGGGTCGCCGGAGAGCTGGTGGTCGGTGCTGCTGGAGCAGATGTGGGACGGACTTCTGTGA
- the pth gene encoding aminoacyl-tRNA hydrolase, producing the protein MDVTTDAAAPWLIVGLGNPGPEYAGNRHNVGFMVADLLAERIGGRFKRAGKAQAQVVEGRIGPPGPPSRRVILAKPMSYMNLSGGPVNALRDFYKVPVAHVVAIHDELDIDYGMLRLKLGGGDNGHNGLKSMTKAFGADYHRVRFGIGRPPGRMPVADFVLRDFSSAERKELDYFVDRAADAVECLVIEGLERAQSTYNS; encoded by the coding sequence ATGGACGTGACGACCGATGCCGCCGCTCCCTGGCTGATCGTGGGGCTGGGCAATCCGGGGCCGGAGTACGCGGGTAACCGGCACAACGTGGGCTTCATGGTTGCCGATCTGCTGGCGGAGCGGATCGGGGGGAGGTTCAAGCGGGCCGGGAAGGCGCAGGCGCAGGTCGTCGAGGGCCGGATCGGGCCGCCGGGGCCGCCCAGCCGGCGGGTGATTCTGGCGAAGCCGATGTCGTACATGAATCTGTCGGGCGGGCCGGTGAACGCGCTGCGGGACTTCTACAAGGTGCCGGTGGCCCATGTGGTGGCGATTCATGACGAGTTGGACATCGATTACGGGATGCTGCGGCTGAAGCTGGGCGGCGGGGACAACGGGCACAACGGGCTGAAGTCGATGACGAAGGCGTTCGGGGCGGACTATCACCGGGTGCGGTTCGGGATCGGCCGGCCGCCGGGTCGGATGCCGGTGGCGGATTTCGTGCTGAGGGATTTCTCGTCGGCGGAGCGCAAGGAGCTGGACTACTTCGTGGACCGGGCGGCGGACGCGGTGGAGTGTCTGGTGATCGAGGGGCTGGAGCGGGCGCAGAGTACGTACAACTCCTGA
- a CDS encoding sensor histidine kinase: MTATGEEHVTARGGSWWWARRRSAVFDVSLAVVSALECGAEGFPFARDAGIPVAAGVVFGLLAGSVLLLRRRWPIAVVLVSIAITPAQMGFLMGIVGLYTLAASELPRRIIGSLAGMSLVATLIVTFVKTRQDMVRGDLDIGDWFVPFAAITMSLGFTAPPVLLGLYVGARRRLMESLRERADSLERELQLLAERAEERAEWARNEERTRIAREMHDVVAHRVSLMVVHAAALQAVARKDPEKAVRNAALVGDMGRQALTELREMLGVLRSGGGERRERAASVPLAAVGVAAAAAASRAADDEGPCLAEIEELVGQSAAAGMVVDLSVEGDARSYPPQVEQTAYRVVQEALTNVHKHAAGAKTYVRLAHRVSEIAMQVENEPPEAAASSARLPSGGNGLVGMKERVAALGGVFVSGPTDAGGFRVSAVIPAS, translated from the coding sequence ATGACCGCGACGGGGGAAGAGCATGTGACGGCCCGGGGAGGGTCGTGGTGGTGGGCCAGACGGCGTAGTGCCGTGTTCGATGTGAGCTTGGCCGTGGTGTCGGCGCTGGAGTGCGGGGCGGAGGGCTTTCCGTTCGCCAGGGACGCGGGGATCCCGGTGGCCGCGGGGGTCGTTTTCGGCTTGCTGGCCGGGTCCGTGCTGCTCCTGCGGCGGCGGTGGCCGATCGCCGTCGTGCTGGTCTCGATCGCCATCACGCCGGCCCAGATGGGTTTCCTGATGGGCATCGTCGGCCTCTACACGCTGGCCGCGTCCGAGCTGCCCCGGCGGATCATCGGCTCGCTTGCGGGGATGTCGCTGGTGGCAACGCTCATCGTGACGTTCGTGAAGACGCGGCAGGACATGGTGCGGGGCGATCTGGACATAGGGGACTGGTTCGTGCCCTTCGCGGCCATCACGATGTCGCTCGGCTTCACGGCGCCCCCGGTGCTGCTCGGTCTGTACGTGGGTGCCCGGCGGCGGCTGATGGAGAGCCTGCGGGAGCGTGCGGACAGTCTGGAGCGGGAGCTTCAGCTGCTCGCGGAGCGGGCGGAGGAGCGGGCCGAGTGGGCCCGGAACGAGGAGCGGACGCGGATCGCCCGGGAGATGCACGACGTGGTCGCGCATCGGGTGAGTCTGATGGTCGTGCATGCCGCCGCGCTGCAGGCCGTGGCGCGCAAGGATCCCGAGAAGGCCGTCAGGAACGCCGCGCTCGTGGGGGACATGGGACGGCAGGCGCTGACCGAGCTGCGGGAGATGCTCGGGGTGCTGCGCAGTGGCGGGGGCGAGCGGCGTGAGCGTGCCGCGTCGGTGCCGTTGGCGGCGGTGGGGGTGGCTGCCGCGGCGGCGGCTTCGCGGGCCGCCGATGACGAGGGGCCGTGTCTGGCGGAGATCGAGGAGTTGGTCGGGCAGTCGGCCGCGGCGGGGATGGTGGTCGATCTGTCGGTGGAGGGGGATGCCCGGTCGTATCCGCCGCAGGTGGAGCAGACGGCGTATCGGGTGGTGCAGGAGGCGTTGACGAACGTCCACAAGCACGCGGCCGGGGCGAAGACGTATGTGCGGCTGGCGCATCGGGTGTCGGAGATCGCGATGCAGGTGGAGAACGAGCCGCCCGAGGCGGCGGCGTCGTCGGCGCGGTTGCCGTCCGGGGGGAACGGGCTGGTGGGGATGAAGGAGCGGGTTGCCGCGCTGGGCGGGGTGTTCGTGTCGGGGCCGACGGACGCGGGGGGTTTTCGGGTGTCCGCGGTGATTCCGGCGTCGTAG
- a CDS encoding YwqJ-related putative deaminase: MNATQTGPHTGRSADPRNGAPRGGAPRGGDPRTGDPRGGDPRIGWSATEAAHTPVLHHRRDGILPTVAAALSVRGATLTGTAARGDTPPALHPLVQDFLDTLTSAQRDRYTGRCAETILISRHIAAADAARSKRAARKPMTNGEARKALKQAKLTARRIREDGDPLHGSFATPCRACTALSAHFGVRIVDPASQNG, translated from the coding sequence ATGAACGCGACACAGACGGGACCACACACCGGCAGGTCCGCCGACCCACGAAACGGCGCCCCCCGGGGCGGCGCCCCGCGAGGCGGCGACCCGCGCACAGGCGACCCGCGAGGCGGCGACCCCCGCATCGGCTGGAGCGCCACAGAAGCCGCCCACACCCCCGTCCTCCACCACCGCCGCGACGGCATCCTCCCCACCGTCGCCGCCGCCCTCTCCGTCCGCGGCGCCACCCTCACCGGCACCGCCGCCCGCGGCGACACACCCCCCGCCCTGCACCCCCTCGTCCAGGACTTCCTGGACACCCTCACCAGCGCCCAGCGCGACCGCTACACCGGCCGCTGCGCCGAGACCATCCTCATCTCCCGGCACATCGCCGCCGCCGACGCCGCCCGCAGCAAACGCGCCGCACGCAAACCCATGACCAACGGCGAGGCCCGCAAAGCCCTCAAGCAGGCCAAACTCACCGCCCGCCGCATCCGCGAGGACGGCGACCCCCTCCACGGCAGCTTCGCCACACCCTGCCGCGCCTGCACCGCGCTCAGCGCCCACTTCGGCGTCCGCATAGTCGACCCGGCGTCCCAGAACGGCTGA